From the genome of Papaver somniferum cultivar HN1 chromosome 2, ASM357369v1, whole genome shotgun sequence, one region includes:
- the LOC113349957 gene encoding uncharacterized protein LOC113349957 translates to MVAEPWILKMGNQVSNNLKSALLLDHTSKKKNNNKKPEHKETIGILSFEVANIMSKTVHLHKSLTDQEISKLKNEILNSEGVKTVVSSDELYLIELLIAEKLDDLNHIASVISRLGKKCTESALQGFEHVYADIMTGVIDVKELGFLVKDMDGMIRKMERFVNATSSLYNEMQVLNELEQASKKFQLTQHEETWRAYEQKLIWQGQDIRHLRDISLWNQTYDKIVALLVRTVCTIYARICAVFGDSVSRSDVSNLLALGSEFSFGGAVGGSVSPSTQGQSGPFLSRLSGSRHSQTISDPLQPASRKTSVQNSGQIKRLPVEIKGAHSRPTPTKPGDLTFRPEYSNFPCGSSPGRLFMDCLSLSSSASAELDDEIENVCQNNDQALGIHSVSINGLRRDQTYFSGCSSRVAVGVPSDRDQRQPKSNMTNRTQFVLKSRLTVNAPPSTIGGSALALHYANVIIVIEKFLRYPHLVGEEARDDLYQMLPGSLRKSLKTNLKSYFKNMAIYDAPLAHDWREKLDKMLAWFSPLAHNMIRWQTERNLEQQQIITRTNVLLLQTLYFADREKTEAAICQLLVGLNYICRYEHQQNALLDCASSFDFDECVDWRWQDTFL, encoded by the coding sequence ATGGTGGCAGAACCTTGGATTCTGAAAATGGGGAATCAAGTAAGTAATAATCTTAAAAGTGCTTTACTTTTAGATCATAcatcaaagaaaaagaacaacaacaagaaaccAGAACATAAGGAAACAATTGGGATTCTTTCGTTTGAAGTAGCAAATATAATGTCGAAAACTGTGCATCTCCACAAATCTTTAACTGATCAAGAAATCTCTAAGCTGAAAAATGAGATCTTGAATTCAGAAGGCGTGAAAACCGTAGTATCATCTGATGAATTATActtaatagaattattaattgCTGAAAAACTCGATGATTTAAATCATATTGCCTCTGTTATATCACGATTAGGAAAGAAATGTACTGAATCTGCATTGCAAGGATTTGAACATGTTTATGCTGATATTATGACTGGTGTTATTGATGTTAAAGAGTTGGGTTTTTTAGTTAAAGATATGGACGGTATGATTAGGAAAATGGAGAGATTTGTGAATGCAACATCGAGTTTATACAATGAAATGCAAGTTTTGAATGAATTAGAACAAGCGTCGAAAAAGTTTCAGTTAACTCAACATGAAGAGACTTGGAGAGCTTATGAACAGAAATTGATTTGGCAAGGCCAAGATATTAGGCATCTTAGAGATATTTCATTATGGAATCAAACTTATGATAAGATTGTTGCATTATTGGTGAGAACTGTTTGTACAATTTACGCCAGGATTTGTGCTGTGTTTGGGGATTCAGTTTCAAGGTCAGATGTCTCCAACCTTTTGGCTTTAGGGTCAGAGTTTTCTTTCGGAGGTGCTGTTGGAGGTTCGGTTTCGCCTTCTACTCAGGGTCAAAGTGGCCCGTTTTTGAGTCGTCTAAGTGGAAGCCGACATTCTCAGACGATTAGTGATCCATTACAACCAGCTTCAAGGAAGACTAGTGTTCAGAATTCAGGACAAATCAAGAGATTACCCGTGGAGATAAAAGGGGCACATTCTAGGCCTACGCCGACAAAACCAGGTGATCTTACTTTTCGTCCAGAGTATTCCAACTTTCCTTGTGGAAGTAGCCCTGGGAGACTTTTCATGGATTGTCTTAGTTTGAGCAGTTCAGCTTCGGCAGAGCTAGATGATGAAATTGAGAATGTTTGCCAAAATAATGACCAGGCTTTGGGTATTCATAGTGTTAGTATTAATGGGTTGAGGAGAGATCAAACATACTTTTCTGGTTGTTCTAGCCGGGTTGCTGTTGGTGTCCCTTCCGACAGAGATCAAAGACAGCCTAAGTCTAATATGACCAACAGAACCCAGTTTGTTCTGAAGAGTAGGTTAACAGTGAATGCTCCTCCTTCCACTATTGGAGGTTCTGCTCTGGCTTTGCATTATGCGAATGTTATCATTGTTATTGAGAAATTCCTTCGATACCCACATTTAGTTGGCGAAGAAGCAAGAGATGATCTATATCAAATGTTGCCAGGAAGCTTAAGAAAATCTTTGAAGACTAATTTAAAGTCTTACTTTAAAAATATGGCTATCTATGATGCTCCTCTTGCTCATGATTGGAGGGAAAAACTCGACAAAATGTTAGCATGGTTTTCACCATTAGCTCACAACATGATCAGGTGGCAAACAGAACGTAATTTGGAGCAGCAACAAATTATCACGAGAACAAACGTTCTCCTTCTTCAAACATTGTATTTTGCCGACAGGGAAAAAACAGAAGCAGCCATTTGCCAACTTCTTGTTGGGCTCAACTATATTTGTCGCTATGAACATCAACAGAACGCTTTATTAGACTGTGCAAGcagttttgattttgatgaatGCGTAGACTGGAGGTGGCAAGATACTTTTCTGTGA